In Arthrobacter sp. CDRTa11, one DNA window encodes the following:
- a CDS encoding APC family permease, producing the protein MKRVLVGRPFRNDRLSHTLLPKRIALPVFASDALSSVAYAPDEILLTLALAGVSAVAFSPWVGLAVMVVLLTVVASYRQNVHAYPSGGGDYEIANVNLGKHAGLTVASALLVDYVLTVAVSMSSAATYLTTAIPDLHGQQALLATIGVAILALVNLRGIKEAGTVFAVPTYIFMASILGMTAVGIFQASTGQLGEAPSAAFSIVPAPGFDEGLVGLAGAFLLLRAFSSGAAALTGVEAISNGVPNFKEPKSKNAATTLLLLGVIGASMLAGIMYLASATKVHIVLDPAREFLLNGIPLPPDYIQTPAISQIAQTIFGPGSIPFYIVVAATGVILVFAANTAFNGFPVLGSILAQDGYLPRQLRTRGDRLAFSNGVLALAAGALVLIIAFNADVTKLIQLYIVGVFISFTASQLGMIRHWGRQLKLAKDTTVRLRIVKSRTINTIGFGMTALVLVIVLITKFEQGAWIALLAMFVLYLIMWSIRAHYDNVAKELAVDEDSSPRALPSRVHAVILVSHVRKPVLRALAYARASRPSRLDAVTVDINAEETARTVADWEKLEIPVPLTVLASPYRETVTPIMEYVKNMRRDSPRDLIVVYIPEYVVGKWWEQLVHNQTALRIKTRLHFEPGVMVASVPWQLKSSEEAKNLQDIQ; encoded by the coding sequence ATGAAACGGGTTCTGGTGGGCAGGCCCTTCAGGAATGACAGGCTTTCCCATACCCTGCTTCCCAAGCGGATCGCGCTTCCGGTTTTCGCCTCCGACGCGCTGTCCTCCGTAGCCTACGCACCGGATGAAATCCTGCTGACCCTGGCACTGGCCGGCGTGAGCGCGGTGGCCTTTTCGCCGTGGGTTGGCCTGGCGGTCATGGTGGTGCTGCTGACTGTCGTGGCGTCCTACCGGCAGAACGTGCACGCCTACCCGTCCGGCGGAGGCGACTACGAGATCGCCAACGTGAACCTCGGAAAGCATGCCGGCCTGACGGTGGCGTCGGCCCTCCTGGTGGACTACGTCCTGACAGTTGCGGTATCCATGTCATCCGCAGCGACCTACCTGACCACCGCCATTCCTGACCTGCACGGGCAGCAGGCGCTCCTCGCCACCATTGGCGTGGCCATCCTGGCCCTGGTCAATCTTCGCGGCATCAAGGAAGCCGGCACCGTCTTCGCCGTCCCCACCTACATTTTTATGGCCTCGATCCTGGGGATGACGGCCGTGGGAATCTTCCAGGCCTCCACCGGCCAGCTGGGCGAGGCGCCCTCAGCCGCCTTCAGCATCGTGCCGGCGCCGGGATTCGACGAGGGTCTGGTGGGCCTGGCCGGCGCTTTCCTCCTCCTGAGGGCGTTTTCCTCCGGAGCCGCTGCCCTCACCGGGGTTGAAGCCATCAGCAACGGTGTGCCCAACTTCAAGGAGCCCAAAAGCAAGAATGCTGCCACCACGCTGCTCCTGCTGGGCGTCATCGGGGCGTCGATGCTGGCCGGGATCATGTACCTGGCCAGTGCCACCAAGGTCCACATTGTGCTGGATCCGGCCAGGGAGTTCCTGCTCAACGGCATTCCGCTGCCCCCCGATTACATCCAGACCCCTGCCATCAGCCAGATTGCGCAGACCATCTTCGGCCCCGGCTCCATTCCCTTTTACATTGTGGTGGCAGCCACCGGCGTGATCCTGGTTTTTGCGGCCAACACCGCCTTCAACGGCTTTCCCGTCCTGGGTTCCATCCTGGCCCAGGACGGCTACCTTCCCCGGCAGCTGCGGACGAGGGGGGACCGGCTGGCCTTCAGCAACGGTGTACTGGCGCTGGCGGCCGGAGCCCTGGTGCTGATCATCGCCTTCAACGCAGATGTCACCAAGCTCATCCAGCTGTACATTGTGGGCGTCTTTATTTCCTTCACCGCAAGCCAGCTGGGCATGATCAGGCACTGGGGACGGCAGCTCAAGCTCGCCAAGGACACAACAGTCCGGCTGCGGATCGTGAAGTCCCGCACCATCAACACCATCGGTTTCGGCATGACGGCGCTGGTCCTGGTCATCGTCCTGATCACCAAATTCGAGCAGGGCGCCTGGATCGCCCTGCTGGCGATGTTCGTGCTCTACCTGATCATGTGGAGCATCCGGGCCCACTATGACAACGTCGCCAAGGAACTGGCCGTGGATGAGGATTCCTCGCCGCGGGCCCTTCCCTCACGCGTGCATGCCGTGATCCTGGTCTCCCACGTGCGCAAGCCCGTGCTCCGGGCGCTGGCTTACGCCCGCGCCTCCCGGCCCTCACGGCTGGACGCCGTCACCGTGGACATCAATGCCGAAGAGACGGCACGGACCGTTGCCGACTGGGAAAAGCTCGAGATTCCTGTGCCGCTGACCGTGCTGGCAAGCCCCTACCGGGAGACCGTCACCCCCATCATGGAGTACGTCAAGAACATGCGGCGCGATTCCCCGCGTGACCTCATCGTGGTGTACATCCCCGAGTACGTGGTGGGCAAATGGTGGGAGCAGCTGGTCCACAACCAGACTGCGCTGCGCATCAAGACCCGCCTGCATTTCGAACCTGGCGTGATGGTGGCCAGCGTCCCGTGGCAGTTGAAATCGTCCGAAGAAGCCAAGAACCTGCAGGATATCCAATGA
- a CDS encoding class I SAM-dependent RNA methyltransferase — MNTKTQTASHSAATHSAASHPAPEALTELVLDVGPVAHGGHCVARHEGRVIFVRHGIPGEKVRVRVTEAGETAKFWRADVVEVLDASPDRVEHFWHLADARRAWNAGHPPVGGAEFGHITLSRQRALKSAVLAEQLKRLAGVELPPAGAATHENEANTGTPVEAVGSRSGENPTSDAGAGLEWRTRASFSVTTGGKLGMHAHRSDQIIPVRGMPLAVDGINRLRLWDIDLQGIDRVEVAAPANGSRPLVLLSPAPGTKPKRLSAIVAQLPNDVSVASFDPLKDEIRQLRGRTWVQETAAGHDYRITGAGFWQIHRDAPEALVGAVTEFLRGGGFLEPGSVVADLYAGAGLFTAPLADAVGETGSVLSIEGAPGTSRDARKNLHNAPQVEIVQGRVERVLRQKPREFDAVLLDPPRAGAGKAVVSQLIAAGPRAIVYVSCDPASFARDLGYFQQGGWSLAGLRAFDLYPHTHHLETVALLTPAR; from the coding sequence ATGAACACCAAGACCCAGACCGCTTCGCATTCAGCCGCTACCCATTCAGCCGCTTCCCATCCGGCCCCTGAGGCGCTGACGGAACTGGTGCTCGACGTCGGACCCGTGGCCCACGGCGGGCACTGCGTGGCACGGCACGAAGGCAGGGTGATTTTTGTCCGCCACGGCATCCCCGGCGAGAAAGTCCGGGTCCGGGTGACGGAGGCAGGGGAGACGGCCAAGTTTTGGCGTGCCGACGTAGTGGAGGTTCTGGACGCCTCGCCGGACCGGGTGGAGCACTTTTGGCACCTTGCTGACGCGCGGCGCGCCTGGAATGCCGGGCACCCGCCCGTCGGCGGAGCTGAGTTCGGCCACATCACGCTGTCCCGCCAGCGGGCCCTCAAATCCGCGGTGCTGGCCGAACAGCTCAAGCGGCTCGCCGGCGTCGAACTTCCCCCGGCGGGTGCCGCAACCCATGAGAATGAAGCGAACACCGGCACGCCGGTGGAGGCCGTGGGCAGCCGGTCAGGCGAGAACCCAACATCCGACGCCGGCGCCGGCCTTGAGTGGCGGACCCGGGCCAGTTTTTCTGTCACCACCGGCGGGAAACTGGGCATGCACGCCCACCGCTCCGACCAGATCATCCCCGTACGGGGGATGCCGCTCGCCGTCGACGGCATTAACCGGCTGCGCCTGTGGGACATCGACCTGCAGGGCATCGACCGGGTGGAGGTGGCCGCGCCGGCTAACGGCTCACGCCCCCTGGTGCTGCTCTCCCCGGCGCCGGGCACCAAACCCAAGCGGCTCAGCGCCATCGTTGCCCAGCTGCCCAACGACGTTTCCGTGGCCAGCTTCGACCCCCTGAAGGACGAGATCCGGCAACTGCGTGGCCGGACCTGGGTACAGGAGACCGCCGCCGGGCACGACTACCGCATCACGGGGGCCGGCTTCTGGCAGATTCACCGCGACGCGCCCGAAGCACTTGTGGGGGCCGTCACAGAATTCCTCCGCGGCGGCGGCTTCCTGGAGCCAGGCTCAGTGGTGGCGGATCTGTACGCCGGGGCCGGCCTGTTCACCGCACCCCTGGCGGACGCGGTGGGGGAGACGGGCTCCGTTCTCTCTATCGAAGGCGCACCGGGAACCAGCCGGGACGCACGCAAAAACCTGCATAACGCGCCGCAGGTGGAGATTGTGCAGGGGCGGGTTGAGCGCGTCCTGCGCCAGAAACCACGGGAATTTGACGCGGTGCTGCTGGATCCGCCCCGGGCAGGCGCCGGAAAAGCAGTGGTCAGCCAGCTGATCGCCGCCGGGCCGCGTGCCATCGTCTATGTGTCCTGCGACCCCGCATCCTTTGCGCGTGATCTGGGTTACTTCCAGCAGGGGGGATGGTCCCTTGCCGGGCTGCGGGCGTTTGATCTGTACCCGCACACCCACCACCTGGAGACTGTCGCATTGCTGACGCCAGCCCGCTGA